From Vibrio artabrorum, a single genomic window includes:
- the dapD gene encoding 2,3,4,5-tetrahydropyridine-2,6-dicarboxylate N-succinyltransferase: MAYFSLAFGTATKNRDNKIIEAFFPNPHLNPSDALVSAIGEVAGYTEGNQAIEISAAQSAELAKAFAANDDAANASFAEKAAASEQPLVLVILATDDKPASVAEGFLKLQLISNRLVQPHGTVLDGIFGLLHNIAWTNEGPIDLPELAERQIEARLAGRALSVDCVDKFPKMVDYVVPTGIRIADTSRVRLGAHVGEGTTVMHEGFINFNAGTTGVSMVEGRISAGVVVGNGSDIGGGASIMGTLSGGGTMVISIGENCLLGANAGLGFPMGDRCTVESGLYVTAGTKVRMLDKEGNEVEIIKARDLAGVSDLLFRRNSVTGQIECIANKSAIELNSELHSNN, encoded by the coding sequence ATGGCTTACTTTTCACTAGCCTTCGGTACGGCAACCAAAAATCGCGACAATAAAATCATTGAAGCGTTCTTCCCTAACCCACATCTCAACCCAAGCGACGCTTTAGTCTCAGCGATTGGTGAAGTTGCAGGTTACACTGAAGGCAACCAAGCTATCGAAATCTCTGCTGCACAAAGCGCAGAACTGGCGAAAGCATTCGCAGCAAACGATGATGCAGCTAATGCATCCTTCGCAGAAAAAGCGGCAGCGTCTGAACAGCCACTTGTGCTGGTTATTCTTGCAACGGACGACAAGCCAGCATCAGTGGCTGAAGGGTTCCTCAAGCTACAACTTATCTCTAACCGCCTAGTACAACCACACGGTACGGTACTGGACGGCATCTTCGGTCTACTGCACAACATCGCATGGACAAACGAAGGCCCTATCGATCTTCCAGAGCTAGCTGAGCGTCAAATCGAAGCTCGCCTTGCGGGTCGCGCTCTGTCTGTAGATTGCGTAGACAAGTTCCCTAAAATGGTCGATTACGTGGTACCAACAGGTATTCGTATTGCTGACACCTCTCGTGTTCGTCTTGGCGCACATGTGGGCGAAGGCACAACAGTCATGCACGAAGGTTTCATCAACTTCAATGCTGGTACAACTGGCGTGAGCATGGTTGAAGGTCGTATCTCTGCAGGTGTTGTTGTCGGTAACGGTTCAGACATCGGCGGCGGCGCTTCGATCATGGGTACTCTGTCTGGTGGCGGTACTATGGTTATCTCTATCGGCGAAAACTGCCTACTAGGTGCAAACGCGGGTCTTGGCTTCCCTATGGGCGACCGTTGCACGGTTGAGTCTGGTCTTTACGTGACTGCGGGTACTAAGGTTCGTATGCTAGATAAAGAAGGCAACGAAGTAGAAATCATCAAAGCTCGCGACCTCGCTGGCGTTTCTGATCTGCTGTTCCGTCGTAACTCTGTGACTGGCCAAATCGAATGTATTGCAAACAAGTCTGCTATTGAACTGAACAGCGAGCTACACAGCAACAACTAA
- a CDS encoding YebG family protein: MAVIVKYVVERNGEEKMTFTSKAEADAYDKMLDMADELFELLSKSDLVEDEGKQEELAMYLAKNKEEVLYALGAKRKPAPKKAKKLEAVEDAEEDAA; encoded by the coding sequence ATGGCTGTTATCGTCAAGTACGTGGTGGAACGCAACGGAGAAGAGAAAATGACTTTTACCTCTAAAGCCGAAGCTGACGCATACGACAAAATGCTGGATATGGCTGATGAGCTTTTTGAACTGTTAAGCAAAAGCGATTTAGTTGAAGATGAAGGCAAGCAAGAAGAACTTGCTATGTATCTAGCGAAGAACAAAGAAGAAGTGCTTTACGCATTAGGTGCTAAGCGCAAACCCGCTCCGAAAAAAGCGAAGAAGCTTGAAGCTGTTGAAGATGCAGAAGAAGATGCAGCATAA
- a CDS encoding LysR family transcriptional regulator has protein sequence MANISIKQLKVFVTITQHSTLTAASEALFLSKAAVSMALSEMEKQLGHSLFDRVNNRLILNQEGHKLLPLADEILHRAAGIDVLFRDDQPLSGNLKVGASDTIGNQVAPFILSGFRELTQHQDQSLFISNSALICQKLVDYELDIALIEGKTLHPELLSSQFSSDEMCIIVSNQHPLVSQNKVSLQDLEGSHWILRESGSGTREFFLRTVAPRIEHWYESFELNTTEAIINSVSAGLGLACLSRLAAQRAIDSGRVKVLDVPLDMKRRFWILVHKDKYQSPLLKSFMSYCEDWATHQD, from the coding sequence ATGGCCAATATTTCAATCAAACAACTCAAAGTATTTGTCACTATTACCCAGCACTCGACATTGACGGCGGCCTCTGAGGCTCTGTTTCTATCTAAGGCCGCTGTCAGCATGGCGCTAAGCGAAATGGAAAAACAACTCGGCCACTCGCTATTTGACCGGGTCAACAACCGATTGATTCTCAACCAAGAGGGACATAAGTTACTCCCTTTAGCGGATGAGATATTACATCGTGCTGCTGGTATTGATGTTTTGTTCCGAGATGATCAACCCTTAAGCGGCAATCTAAAGGTTGGTGCGAGCGACACGATTGGTAATCAGGTTGCGCCGTTTATTTTGTCTGGTTTTCGTGAGCTCACTCAGCATCAAGATCAAAGTTTATTCATTTCAAACAGTGCCTTGATCTGCCAAAAGTTGGTGGATTACGAACTGGATATCGCGTTAATTGAAGGAAAAACGCTCCATCCAGAGCTGCTCTCTAGTCAGTTCAGTAGCGATGAAATGTGTATTATCGTGAGTAATCAACACCCTCTGGTGTCACAGAATAAAGTTTCATTACAAGATTTAGAAGGCAGTCACTGGATTCTGCGTGAATCAGGATCAGGGACTCGAGAGTTTTTCCTGCGTACCGTCGCGCCGCGTATCGAGCACTGGTATGAATCCTTTGAGCTCAACACCACAGAAGCGATTATCAATTCGGTATCTGCTGGGCTTGGGCTTGCCTGTTTATCACGATTAGCCGCACAACGAGCGATTGATTCCGGCCGAGTTAAAGTACTCGATGTCCCACTCGACATGAAACGCCGATTCTGGATACTGGTCCACAAAGACAAATATCAAAGCCCACTGCTGAAATCTTTCATGAGTTATTGTGAAGACTGGGCTACACATCAAGATTGA
- a CDS encoding MarC family protein translates to MKELIIHTITVFMGFFAIMNPVANTPIFLGLTGDNDRETVKSIAFRSVLLAFIIVSTFAISGKLIFDLFGITLYALRITGGILVFLIGFHMLQGDSTHSKAKEKVNSDAQQDAALSIAVSPLAMPILAGPGTIATAMNFASTEGIYETVITIVAFGLLCTLTYVLFVFGERFVKAVGPSALNVITRMMGLILAVIGMQMLIEGIEQAYKALFI, encoded by the coding sequence ATGAAAGAGCTCATCATTCATACCATTACCGTGTTCATGGGCTTCTTTGCTATTATGAACCCTGTCGCCAATACACCAATCTTTCTCGGATTAACCGGTGATAATGATAGAGAAACGGTAAAATCGATCGCTTTCCGCTCAGTACTACTCGCTTTTATCATCGTCAGTACTTTTGCCATTTCTGGCAAACTGATCTTCGACCTGTTTGGTATCACACTTTACGCACTTCGCATCACAGGCGGGATCCTAGTGTTCTTGATTGGCTTTCACATGCTGCAAGGTGACTCAACACACTCGAAGGCAAAAGAGAAGGTCAACTCAGACGCTCAACAAGATGCCGCACTCAGTATCGCCGTATCACCACTCGCTATGCCGATACTGGCTGGCCCTGGCACCATTGCTACCGCGATGAATTTTGCGAGTACAGAGGGGATTTACGAAACCGTCATTACCATCGTCGCCTTTGGCCTACTGTGTACCTTAACCTACGTGCTGTTTGTGTTTGGCGAACGCTTCGTGAAAGCTGTCGGCCCAAGTGCATTAAATGTGATAACCCGAATGATGGGGTTGATCCTTGCCGTTATCGGTATGCAGATGTTAATTGAAGGGATAGAGCAGGCTTATAAAGCGCTCTTTATTTAG
- a CDS encoding TDT family transporter gives MIQRIKYRLTGAPTPMAGLALAIASLGWCWDGVLTTQGILPTPGLVQWSSAAIAAVLLLVLAVKFLIHGHLLREDLAHPVVGSVVPTFAMGCMVVSASLAPISPFLQEALWLVSVALHVVFLVSFLYHRAKQFEIHHMVPSWFVPPIGIIVADVSFSGNPTLEPVANAVLMFGLWAYAVMLPLMVYRLIFSDEVPDGAKPTIAIMAAPASLSLAGYLTVSVNPSPVIIGLLFGIAVLMTLIIYVAFFKLLRLPFSPGYAAFTFPMVIGATALLKLAAWMQVQGIEAHYINQVFSLAYLELIVATGVVGYVAVRYYMNYKPHRVLSVVAGRL, from the coding sequence ATGATTCAACGTATTAAATATCGATTAACCGGTGCTCCAACACCTATGGCTGGGTTAGCTCTTGCCATTGCCAGCTTAGGTTGGTGTTGGGATGGGGTTTTAACTACACAAGGTATTTTACCCACTCCGGGCTTGGTGCAGTGGTCCAGTGCCGCTATTGCGGCAGTGTTACTTCTTGTTTTAGCTGTGAAGTTTCTGATTCACGGTCACTTATTACGTGAAGATCTTGCTCACCCCGTTGTTGGAAGTGTTGTGCCAACATTCGCGATGGGGTGTATGGTCGTGTCGGCTTCGTTAGCGCCAATCTCTCCATTCTTACAAGAAGCGCTGTGGTTAGTTTCGGTTGCTTTACATGTCGTGTTCTTAGTGAGTTTCTTATACCACAGAGCAAAACAGTTTGAGATTCACCACATGGTGCCAAGTTGGTTTGTCCCTCCGATTGGTATTATCGTCGCAGATGTGTCTTTCTCAGGTAATCCAACCTTAGAGCCCGTTGCGAATGCTGTGTTGATGTTCGGTTTGTGGGCTTATGCTGTTATGTTGCCTCTCATGGTTTATCGTCTGATCTTCTCTGACGAAGTGCCTGATGGAGCAAAACCAACGATTGCGATTATGGCCGCGCCAGCCAGTCTATCTTTAGCCGGCTACCTAACGGTTTCTGTGAATCCATCGCCGGTTATCATCGGTCTATTGTTTGGTATTGCAGTGCTAATGACGCTCATCATTTATGTAGCATTTTTCAAACTACTACGCTTACCATTTAGCCCAGGTTATGCGGCGTTTACCTTCCCCATGGTGATTGGTGCAACGGCCTTGTTAAAATTGGCAGCATGGATGCAAGTACAAGGGATTGAAGCACATTACATCAACCAAGTGTTCAGCCTAGCGTATCTTGAACTCATCGTTGCTACTGGGGTGGTTGGTTATGTCGCCGTTCGTTATTACATGAATTACAAACCTCATCGTGTTCTAAGCGTGGTAGCCGGTAGATTGTAA